GAGCTCGGCGGAAATGCCGCGATCATTGCCGCGCCCGGGGACGGCACGCTCATAAGCGTGACGATCCCCGTGTCCCAGACACCGTCGGACCCTCCAGCTTCGCCCGTTTCCCCTCACTGACCTGTCCCCACTCCACCCCGCTACTGCATAAGGAGCGCACACATGATCTCCATCCTCATCGCCGACGACCACCCCGTGGTGCGCGCGGGGCTACGCGCCGTTTTCGAAAGCCACGACGACTTCACTGTCGTCGCTGAAGCACCCAGCGCTGAAGAGGCGGTCGAAAGAGCCAGCGAGGGCGATGTCGACCTCGTGACCATGGATCTACGGTTCGCGAACGGCGGTATGAGCGGCGTGCAGGCGATTCGCGCTATTCGCGCACGGGGGGATCACCCGCGCATTCTCGTTCTCACCAATTACGACGACGATTCCGAGATTCTCGCCGCCGTCGAGGCCGGCGCCCAGGGGTACCTCTTAAAAGACTCCGCGCCAGCCGACCTCACGAGTGCGGTGCAGCGCGCCGCAAGCGGCGAGGTGGTGCTCGCGCCCGTCGTCGCGGGCAAGCTCCTGCGCGAGATGCGCAAGGACCGCATCACCCTCACGGGGCGCGAGCGGGATGTGCTCAATGCGCTCGATCGCGGTTTGAGCAATCGCGAGATCAGCGAGGAGCTGTTCCTCTCCCCCACGACCATCAAGACCCACCTCGCCCGCCTGTACGGAAAACTCGGGGTATCGAGCCGAACGGCGGCGCTCGCGCGGGCGCGTGAAGAGGGGCTGCTCGGCTGACCTTGCGGATTTGTCAGTATCCATACGTGCACGCCCCACGGTCGTGTACAGTTCCTAGCCGCTGACACGCGACAGCACCAATGACACCGGCACCACAACCGGACACGAGCCCTCACCGCAGCCCCTTTCCGCCAAAGATCGGACCGAGCGGCCCCAACCCTTCCGGAACCTGGGACGACGTCGTGAGAGCACACCGAAGCAAGTTCATTAGCGACGAACAGTACAAAAAACTCCAACGTAATCGATTGCTTAACTGCTGCTGGAGTTTCCGTTGTAGCAGCCACTGCTACTGTAGGAATCTGCGCACCGTTATGCGCCGTAACGGTTGGGACTGGATGCATCGCTTGCGCAGCTGGGATCACAACTCTCGGTGGAGCCTACGTTGGAAAGTGCTTTGCCTAGTTGGAGCGACAGGAGCCTAGATGAAAGCCTCGCAGATCGGAATCATTGCCGGTTGCCTGATCGCGGCCACAGCCATAATTCTTAGCCAAACCGTCCTAAAGGATGCAGCGATCGTTCTCTGGGTCGTGGCAATTTGCGCCTTGGTCCTTGGCTCGGCAATTGCGTCCGCAATCGCTCGACTATGGGCGTCGTTTCTAGCTTCGCGTGCTCCTAAGGGCCACTGACTTCAGCCGCAATCAACTAGTGCACTAGCTGTACTGCTCGGGGACGTTGATCAATCGTGAGAACGGCGGCTGGTTGTCGCAGGCCGTGTGCGGGCGGTGCTGGTTGTACTGGTGCAGCCAATCCGGCAGGGCGTCGCGTCGTTCTTGCTCGCTGGTGTAGCAGCGGGCGTAGGCCCACCCGTCGGCCATGGTCCGGTGGAAGCGCTCTACCTTGCCGTTGGGCTGCGGCCGGTACGGACGCGTCCGCTTCGGGGTGATCGAGAGGGCCTCGCAGGTGTCCCGCCACAGGTGCGAGCGATAGGCGCCACCGTTGTCGGACAGCACCCGCTCCACGGCGACGCCGCGATCGGCAAACCACGCCACAGCCCGATGCAGGACTCCGACCGCGGTGACGGCGGTCTCGTCGTCGTGGACCTCGGTGTACGCGACGCGGGAGTGGTCGTCAATGACGGTGTGCACGAACGCGTACCCGAGCCTGGGGTTGTGCCACTTGCTCTTCGGCTTACCCGGTGTCGCCGTTCGGTTGAGGTCGCCCTGGCGGCGGCCGACGTAGCGCCAGCCGCCGCCGTCGGGGATGTTCCCGAGCTTCTTCACGTCCACGTGGACCAGGGAGCCGGGGTGGGGGTGTTCGTACCGGCGGATCGGTTCGCCAGTCTCGCAGTCCATGTAGGAGAGCCGGTTCAGTCGGGCACCGGCCAAGATGCGGTGGACGGTCGAGGGCGCGATGCCGAGTCGGGCGGCGAGCTGCACGGGGCCCTCACGCAGCCGTATCCGCAGGCTGACGCACCGCTTCGTCGTCGCCTTGTCCGTCTTGTTCGGTGAGGTCTTCGGCCGGGACGAGCGATCCTGCATCGACTCGCCGGCGCGATAGCGGTCGACCCACCTCTTCACGGTCGGCCAGGAGACCTGGAAGCGGGCGGCGACTTCGCTGATGGGCCAACCGTCGTCGACGACGAGCTGGGCCACCTTGAGCCGGTGGCGAGGTGTCAGGGTGGCGTTGGCGTGCATCACTCCTCACCTGCTGCGACGGGCGTCGTCCGCGGCGTTCGGAGTTGCCCCAGGACTGCAAGGAGGATCGTCGTGGCGAGCGGCACGAGTCCGGCGGCGATGAACAAGCTGGCAGCGGCGATGTGTCGGCTGAGGAGTCCGGTGAGTGCGATGGACAGTGGCATGAAGGCGATGGAGATGAAGAAGTCGAGGCTGGCGACTCGGCCGAGCATCTCCAGCGGTACGTGTTCCTGCAGGACCGTGCCCCAGATGATCATCCCGACTCCGATCGACGCACCGTAGACCGCCAGTCCGGCGCTGATGATCCACGGATTGTTGGTGAGTGCG
The window above is part of the Dermabacter vaginalis genome. Proteins encoded here:
- a CDS encoding response regulator, coding for MISILIADDHPVVRAGLRAVFESHDDFTVVAEAPSAEEAVERASEGDVDLVTMDLRFANGGMSGVQAIRAIRARGDHPRILVLTNYDDDSEILAAVEAGAQGYLLKDSAPADLTSAVQRAASGEVVLAPVVAGKLLREMRKDRITLTGRERDVLNALDRGLSNREISEELFLSPTTIKTHLARLYGKLGVSSRTAALARAREEGLLG
- a CDS encoding IS481 family transposase; protein product: MMHANATLTPRHRLKVAQLVVDDGWPISEVAARFQVSWPTVKRWVDRYRAGESMQDRSSRPKTSPNKTDKATTKRCVSLRIRLREGPVQLAARLGIAPSTVHRILAGARLNRLSYMDCETGEPIRRYEHPHPGSLVHVDVKKLGNIPDGGGWRYVGRRQGDLNRTATPGKPKSKWHNPRLGYAFVHTVIDDHSRVAYTEVHDDETAVTAVGVLHRAVAWFADRGVAVERVLSDNGGAYRSHLWRDTCEALSITPKRTRPYRPQPNGKVERFHRTMADGWAYARCYTSEQERRDALPDWLHQYNQHRPHTACDNQPPFSRLINVPEQYS